In Hydrogenispora ethanolica, the genomic window GATTCCAGCAAGGCGGCGCTGTTCCGGTATTACGAGACGACGGGGGAGTACGGCAAAGCCGAGGACGTACTCTTCGACCGGCTGGAAGCCGGCGCGGGAATGCGCGACGTGGTCGATGAGGGCATCGCCTTTTACCGCCGCCTGCTGGAGAAAGCGGAGAGCGAGTTGCGCTCGGGCAACCTGCCGCCGGCTGAAATCCGGGAAGGCCTGAGCCGCCTGGAAAACTACTCAAAATGAAGGTTCGCTCAAATGCAGTGCATCTGAGGATTTTTCATTACAAAGGAGGCTCGAATCATGTCAATTGCATTGGATGACCTTGAAGCGGTTGCCCGCAAATATATTCAAGAGAGTCCCTTAAACCGGGTCCCCGCCCTGGACGGGATGCGCATCTTTGAGGCCCCGTTGCTGGCGGCGGCCGGTGCCGCCGATCCGCTTTTCGAGGGGTTGAAAGCCGCCGAGGCCGTCGGAGCGCATCATCTGTCGCCCCGCCAATGGCTGGAGGGCGCCCGGACGGTCATCGTCTACTTCCTGCCCTTTACCGGGCGGGTGCGCGAGGCCAACCGCCCGCTCGGCCTGCCGGCCACCGAATGGCTGTACGGACGGATCGAAGGAGAGCAGATGAATTGTTCCTTGAGCGAGCGTCTGGTGCAATACTTGACGGCCTGCGGCTATCAGGCTGTGGCGCCGGGCCGGGATGAACGCTTTGCGGTCAGGGACCGCCGCAGCAACTGGTCGGAGCGGCATGTGGCGTTCATCGCCGGCTTGGGCACCTTCAGCCTGAGCCGTTCGCTGATCACCCGTTCCGGTTCGGCGGGGCGGATCGGCAGCGTGGTCACGGATCTGGAGCTCCCTCCGACGCAGCGGGCCTACGAAGCCCTGGATGAATACTGCAGCCGCTGCGGCGCTTGTATCGTACGCTGTCCGCCGCTGGCCATCGACGAGCAAGGCAAGGACAATGCCATCTGCGGCGCCTATCTGGACCGGGTGTTGGCGCGTTACCGGCCGCGCTACGGTTGCGGAAAATGCCAGACCGGCGTGCCCTGTGAATCGAAGATTCCCGTGACCGCGCGCCGCGCCGGCGCCGCGGGTGAGTGAAATAAATAGAGCCTCTGCGGGCTCTATTTTGATAAACAGTTCGATTGTTTGGGAAACTGTTGGATGATTTTCTTGATGCTGTCCTCCGAAAGGTGAAACCGCTGCACCAAATCGGCCACGGAAACGCCTTCCCGGTACATGCTCCAGATCTCCCGGTTGCGGCTGCGGATGCTGTCCCGGGCGCCGCTCAATTCCCCCCAGCCGGCCCGACGGGGTTCCTGCTTCGGAATATAAATGGCCTCGCCCTGGACATATTTCTGCAACTCCGACAGTAACTCAGCCGGGAGGATCTCCTTCCCGTTTCTGTAAACCAATGAAAGCCTCCTCTGCCTTGAAAGAGTGGTTCGCGATGGATAATGCTTTCATTGTGCCACCTCCTTTGAAAGTGTTTTGAAATCAAGGATCGCAGAAGGGGATGGAGAAAGACTTCCCCATCCCGGTCTGTCATACCGAAGCGAGGCGGCGTCGTCAGACACCGCACCACCTATACGCGATTTTCATGTTAAAATCATCAGCTCCTTTCAAAGAGGATTTCGCCGTACGACTAATTTTATTATGCGCCAAAGGCCGACCCCAGGCAAGGGAAAAAATGATTATAACGGTTCGGTTCCTGTGGAAAGAAAGGGGATCGGCCGGGTTTGCGGCGCGATTTAAAAGCGTTGAAAAGCTCAGAAAAGCAAGGGATAAAGTCGTTTTTAAATCTTTTTTGCAAGCTGTTTTCCGTTCCGAAAGGCTTTTCCCATGGCTTTTAAAGTTTCCTCAACAATGTCGAAAACGCCTCCCCTTCATAGTCATTTTATGGTAAAATTGATAAAACTTTATATCGCTTTGCAAAAACAAGGGAATTTGTGTTCAGCAGTGACTGGAGGGATGCAGTGATGGCGAAGGCGAAACGCAGCTTCGGAGACGGGTCGGTGAAGTTCCTGGAGATGACCCGTTTCATCAGGTTGAAAGTATTTCACCAGATCCTGGCGGTGATCGGGATCATGAGCATTTTCTTCGCGGTCCAGGCCTATTTGAGTGTCCGGGTCATCCAAACCATGCAAGCGGCCACGCCGCAGCTTCTGAACCAGGGCGCCTACGCCCTGGACGAGATCTCCAACCTCCGGGTAGAACTCGCCAGTCTCAAAGACGCTTACCTGGAACGGCTGACGGGACATGCTGC contains:
- a CDS encoding epoxyqueuosine reductase; translation: MMSIALDDLEAVARKYIQESPLNRVPALDGMRIFEAPLLAAAGAADPLFEGLKAAEAVGAHHLSPRQWLEGARTVIVYFLPFTGRVREANRPLGLPATEWLYGRIEGEQMNCSLSERLVQYLTACGYQAVAPGRDERFAVRDRRSNWSERHVAFIAGLGTFSLSRSLITRSGSAGRIGSVVTDLELPPTQRAYEALDEYCSRCGACIVRCPPLAIDEQGKDNAICGAYLDRVLARYRPRYGCGKCQTGVPCESKIPVTARRAGAAGE
- a CDS encoding CD3324 family protein, which encodes MVYRNGKEILPAELLSELQKYVQGEAIYIPKQEPRRAGWGELSGARDSIRSRNREIWSMYREGVSVADLVQRFHLSEDSIKKIIQQFPKQSNCLSK